Within the Salvia hispanica cultivar TCC Black 2014 chromosome 4, UniMelb_Shisp_WGS_1.0, whole genome shotgun sequence genome, the region ATCACACCTTCCAGCTTTCGGGTGCAACTTTATCAATCGCAAGCACACTATTGTCCCAATTGTCAGAAACTGCTGTCAAAAGTTTCCGTGCAAAACTGCATTCAGAGAGAGTGTTATACCAAGCTTGGGGAATTGTTCTAATTATGTGACAGGACATGAACAATGAAAGCTTAGCCTATGATAGTGTTGCTTacagtaaaattaatttgctGTAGACTAAGTTTGGAGGTGCAGAAAGAACTTCGGCTTCTGCAAACAGTTAAAATTTGGTCCTCATAAAAAATACAGAACCTATTAAGTACTCATTATCACAGATGAAGACTGGCTTGGCAGAAGCTAGTAAGGTAGAACAATGAAAACATATGGTAATCTGACAATCTAgatacaaatattttcatgttcgAAACAGAGGGTATGAAAAATCAACTTCCCCTGCCTCTACATTTAATTACCGATGTGAGACTccttttgataaattttcaaaagctGATCGGCTTCTTCAATAGTTTGAGTGGCAATGGGAGGCCCTCCAAAGGTCATGTGATCATATTCCATCAAGCAAGCCCTATCAAATTCATACCCAATTTCTGAAACGGAAAAATTCAGATTACAAATttagaatagaaaaaaaagaaagaattagGAGAAGAAAAACCTTTTCTGGCATTGAGGCGTTTGTCCAAGAGGCGGACGGGGTCGGAGCCCTCTAAGCAAGCGGCGTAGAGAGTCATCCtgaaagaaatagaaattgaGGGCAAGAAAGAGCGCATATATGCATATTAAGTGAGAGAGTGTAAGGAATTGTTACAGAGCGAGCTCGCGGGCAGCTCTGGGGCTGCAGAATTTGCCACTTTTGTCGATTCTGGGGTAGTTGGAAGCGGAGGTGGCAATTGGATTGTGAATAGTGAGAGGGATAGTGGCGGCGCGGGGAAGCAGCGGCAGGTCGCGACGGGCGTGAGGAGATGAGAATTTGGAAATGGAAGAGAAGAGGGTTTTAGGAGGGTTGAAGGAGGAGCTCAGAATATACCCTGCTTCCATCACGATATCTGCTTCAACAATGCAATTGCAAGGAATCAATTTAGATAAGGTAGTACTCCTAGtatgttttttctatttttttcacctttttttttttttaatatccatGATTGTGTGTATGACTGtatcaaaattcaatcaaTGCCGTAGAACTTGTTATGTGCCACAATTCAGTTTATATACtaaatcttatttataatttcattttatataaatagtaagtatatCCCTTTAGTCAATAtatactacttcctccgtccacttaATATGACAcgttttttttagtttgtctcaattaagattacacattttttttaactttctctcttcaattaatatactcaatcattttttcttattcctatttaaatatccatctttctttgcctctctattttaatacttacactcatactttctctctccaattaaatacattcgccaataatttctaaaatctcatgtcagctaagaaatgtgtgtagcacaaaattgagagaatttgaTAATAGAAATCATAACTAGGAGTAAAGATAGAGATTGATAATATGTGTGGTTATTTTGGGCCCTATTTTTAGGCCACCTGTTTccttacttattttttttatttttttttattttcattgattatttgaattttatgataaaggaaaaatttttaattaaatcacaacTTTTGATAGACTCCTTGTCAATCAGGAGCAAAGCCATAAATTTATAGGGGCAAATTTATAGATGAGAAAATCTTAAAAATCTGAGGAGGGGCAATTAGTGAGAAAttggaagaaataaaaatggtaaaatataatatatacatggatatgaaaatatgaggtggggcaattgcccctcttTCTATAAGTGTAGATCTGCCCCTGTTGTCAATCCTATAACTTATAAAGTTAGCCAATTAAATCATAACTTATCATTCTTTCGCAATTGTCtaataacttaaaattttcgGCGATTATTTGGTAATGTGGATGCTAGTGTTTTCCAATGTGGACACAACGTCGTTTATTTAAGAGAATTAGGACTGGACTGTGTGAGAATGAAGATATTCGACGAGAATTAGGGCAAAATTGTTGAGAATGAATAGCGACGTCGTTTCTTATAATCTGTAATACACCTCGTTGATGGAAGGAGGCCTCGTTGATGGAAGGAGGTATATCACATCATAATGTCATGTCATTAAATAACGCCATATAAATGTCATGTCACTAAATAATGCCACGTAATTGCCGAAAATTTTACGTTATGGAACAATTGCGAAAGTATGATAAgttgtgatttaattagctAACTTTGTAAGTTGTGGAATGACCAGAAGTTAaccaaaaattatgatttaattgataataaatcacattatattttacattttctgaATTGTTAATAACTATATTTATGACcgttatatttataatgagTAAATTACATAATTGTGATGaagaattttgtaaaatatattgaattaattcgttaattattttgtgttaCTCTTTTTACCTTATAATAAATCACATCATATTCTACGTATTGGTGTAGTATTTAACTTCATTCAATGAATatatgatagtaataaattacaaaGTATCATCTTTATAATGATTACTAGTTGAAACGTGAAGCAgctttaaaaatcatattgtGGTCTCTGTATTGTATACATTACTTCTTTTAGCGATATTAACTTCTCTAGTCACATCTGAGTTGAATACACGACAATAATGCTTACaaatcaaatgatattttaactGCACAAGAGCATGATATGAAGATGAGGAATGGGATTTCATGGTTGGTGTTACAATAGGAGTTGAAGACACCACTGGGTTCAAGTATCACCGATATGAGGCTTGGCTGGGTAGACGAAGACAAGCGATGACGCAGTGGATGGTTGTAAACCAGCAGAATACCTCACCGAGGTCACAGAAACTCTAGGGAGCTGAAGCGATCCTAATCCCAACGGAACAAGCATGTACGCAAGAACCTGAGCTGACCGGGGCAGGACAAGCATTGTGTCACTGTGGGGCCCGGATAGGACGAAGCTCTGTGAATCAGATATCGAGCATTTGATCTCTTGAAGCATCTCTGTCTGATTGAGTATCTTGACAGAATATAGAAAAGGGCTTCCAAGAAATGCATGAGGTGGACATTCTGAACTCACAACCAACAGAGGTAGTTCCACACTCACATCAGGGAGTCTATGTTTCATAACTTGAGATGCAGTGGTGTTAGAATGGGGTTGTTCTCCTCTTTCCCATCTCAGACTCACAGTCCCAATCTTCAGCTTACTAGAGTTCACTTTGGGAAAGATAGTGAAAACCTTCTTGAACTCTTCCCCTGGCATATTGACAATGGCTTCCCGGAACTCTTCCTGCTGAGGTTGTATAGTGCAAGCACTGCTTTTCTCTTCCGTCTCAATAGACATAGATAACAATTTCAGGGGAACCTCTGAGCAATTCTTGACACTGATTATAAGCATTGTCTTTTCATTCAAAGCAAGGCAAGGTGCTTGATCAGTTTCCGAAACTGACTTGAGCTTCGATAGCAAAAGAGGATCCTGCCTAAAAGGAAGCATATACCAATGGTTGATTGCTACAGcagttttcccttcaatctgcAAGTTTTTATGGACATGCACTTTCTGCAAACTAGGTTCATCACTCTGAGGAGAGTAGCCCAATGAGACATAAAGCATAATAGGCTTAGGACGATTCCACTTAATTTTCAGTTTGCACGACCATGACTCCCCCACGTCTAGGGATGGCACAGAAATCAATCCAAAAGATGgttgaattttatgtatattgtCGGGAGGAGCTTCAGACTTATCGCCAGGTGTATCGCACGACATATCAACAAGCTCAACATGGAGATTGTCAGATGAGAATGGTTCTTCTTCCCTCGGACTAAGAAGACCACCTCCTCTTGTATCTacaagattaatttttaattcaccTGAATGCACTGCATGTCCTTTGGAGGAAACTATCACAGGCAAAATAAAGCTTTCTCCAACCAATGCAGGGCCAGAAGAACCCAAAATCAAATCCACTTGTGGGTCTGGTTCTTCAACTTGTATAGCCTTCTGTCCAGATGATGCCAGACCTGGATCCTTGATGGGAATAGTTTCCAGTAGATTCTCAAATTTCCAAAGTGGCGAATCATTCATCGAGGCAGGACTTTCAGCTCTGCAGCAAATTGTGAAGTTTGGTCCTATTCTAGcaattacatatatacattCAAGTTTTCCACTCAGATCTGCATTAAATCACGATATAATCTAGTTTAGCAGCACGAAGTAGTAATATCAAAGTGGCACAGGACAGAAACATCAAAATCAAGCAGGAAAATTATTACGCCACTTTAGAGAATCAAGCAGGAAAATTATTACGCCACTTTAGAGAATAATATTGTGGAGCACACAGAATGTCTTATCAACTTACCAGATTTTATCTCATAGGTCAGTCGTAGCCATTTGTTTGCAGCAAGCACCAGATCAGGAGCTGTCTCAACCCTGTGACCTGGTTGTATATTGGAAATTGAACCTGTCTGTGGCTTCTGACCATTTGATATAATAAAGTTACACGCTGATTGATTGAATTGCACTTCCAACTGATCAATCTCAACATTTATCGGCAATTGGGATCGAAGTGATATAGTGATGAGAGATGGAGCACCTGGCTTAACCGTTGGCTGATGAAACGCGACTAGAGCTATGAAAGTCGCCCTTAGTGGACTAATAAGATCAATCTCAAGATAAAGTGGATTATCAGTATTCACTTTAAAGGCACTATTCTGTTCATCGGAATTAAGTTTTAACTCCCCTCTGGAAACCTCAAATGCTTCCTTGtgtattttttctctctcggAATGAGTTGCGGGCCCTGCTGGACCCCAGCTATTAGCGAACGACTCTACAGAACTGGTTGTTTCAGGCAGAGACGCCATTTCAAGTGAATATTCTATGAAGTCTTTGGCTGAACTCATACCCTTTGAGCACTCTTGTAAGTACCCCAAGACTTCCCACAATGACAGTAGCCAGCCTTCTCGTCGGTAAAGATTCGCTACACTGTCAAACATTTGCTTGGCATTACTAAAGTCATTTAGACAAAAGTATTCTCTAGCCATCTGTAGTCCACAATAAGCAGCTGCTCTTTCAGCTTTTGAACTACTGTATGCTTCAAATGATTTCTTTAGAAGGGCAATAATTTCAAAGGAATCCTGGAATCTTTTCCCTTCTGCAAGTGCATAACGGGTATATTCCTCATCTGTTAGACTGCATTCAAAATGATTCAGAGATTATACTTCAAGTacaaattatactccctccgtttcttaaaaatagaaacgttttcctttctAGACCGtctcttaaaatagaaactttccattttagaaaattctAAACCACGTATTACCCcctatacatcaatttatttacaagtTATACCACTAATAATgtggacccacaatccactaacactaattCGACTAccttttctcttcctctctcttgctttacccattttttctcttcctcactcttactttaccaattttgcattaccCATGTTGTTTCaaaagttcttatttttaagaaatggaggGAGAGTACTATACAAGAATCTCAGACATGTTCTAGGATATAGAGAGATAAATAGTTTGCTTAGCCAGTATAAACTCACGGTTGCATTATGAAAGTATCTTCATGCTCAAGCAACCTGGAATACTGACCAAGATACGCAGAAGCCACCACAGACTCTGCACTACCATCAATTGGACCAACATCTACGGACATAGACAGTGCAAATTCCAGACATGTATTCTTTTCCTTCATGTAGGTAGCTGCCAACTGTGAAAAGGagatataaattaattgacaGTTAGACGCCAACTGACTTGAATTCCGAAGTGAAAACTAATCATTAATTAAGTACATATTTGGAGTGACCTGATAGTAGTAAGCAGGATAAAATTCCCATTCAGTTGGTTTTTCTTCCGGAACAGAGGCCGTACTTGGAACATATAGAGCATCATTGGGTGAGCTTGTCTCCAACAGTTGAGCAAATACCATATATTGTCTGCTTAACCATTCCCAATGAAGAAATATAACTTCTGGCGATCCTACAAGTTTCCTATAATTAGCAGTGTGCTGGCGAAACCACATAATTGCTTCAAGAACTTTTCCACCGTGCAGCAAtaatgttgacattttaaaatgGAGTTGTTCAGCAACCGCCTTGATTTCAACCAGGCGTTGGATTGGAGGCATTCTAGTTGATGTTCCAACCATCTgagcaaaaataaatatatatagcaatcaataaataattagaacataaacaaatttttGGAGAAAAACTGCATGAAGAAATCAGATACAGAAACAACCTTAAGGTTATCATACACATAATTTATCTGGTCTAAAAGATGACATGAAGTCATGAATCTTTCGTGGTTTGAGCAATTCAGTATATGCTTCCCAGACAACAATAATTTACTTTGGATAGAAagtaaaagttaaatttcGATACAAATCAAACTTGACACTGCTGCCACGAATAGGATTGAAGAGATACCTCTCGCAGTCCGTGATATGCATCCTCATAGAACTTGAGAGCTTCGAGCCAGTCTCTCCTAAATTCTGCATATATAGCAACCTAGCAGTAGATAAGGTTTAAATTGCATAAGAAAGAGGAACATAACATTTTATCAGGATATGtagaaatatcaaataaaagaCAAGGaaaatagcataaagactCTATTCAATATTCTTACAATGACTAAAGCATGGTTAGTTGAATAAAGTACTGAAAACAAACATGTATACAAGGAAAATAATGGCGGATATTCCCAAATACACACTTCAAAgttcaaaagaaaatatattatgagAAATCATAAATTCAGATGATCTCAGTAACTGCTGTACGGCATGGGATCCTATATAGCTCTTGAAATAGATTAAAAAGCACCACAATGACAGAAGTGTCATACCTTGAAACAGTACCGAATATATAGCTCTATTGAGgtgtaatttttcttttctagaCGCGATCGTACTCTTCGACCTTCATCCCTATAATATGTGGCTGCCAGTTCTCCAAACACTGTCCACACCCTGAAAAGATGTAGCTAATTACGCTTCACAAATCTGAGCTATTTGCAGAGAAAACCACAACTTGGTTCAAGCACATACAATTCCCTATGTCTTGCATTCCAAAGGTTTCAAATAGAACATAAACTTATGAAAGATTATGCTTTTCAAACCAAAGACTTCGATAGGGACCTGCCTGTTAAGGGATTTCTGAAGCTCCTCCTCGTGATCTGGTACAAATATGATAAGATTTTTCAAATCTACTTCTGCGCGTTTTCTCAAGGCAAGTATACGCTCTTCATTTGTATCATCTGCAAAGGAATTTTAGAGATGATAAGTAAATTGTCAATATTTCCAGTGCTAATACAAAAAAGACCAGAAGACAGATTCAATAAGTTACATCCCATCTCTACATTCCacacaaaagaaaaggagaaagatGAAAAGACCAAAGCATCTAATActgaagtatatttttgtatgcAGCATTTTGCAAGAAGTTATAAGAATCAGAGACCGAGTAATAAACAAAACAGCTAGTGCAAAACATAATTGATTCTCAGCTGTTCATTAACACATACTGTAGTATAATTCAGTAGATATTATCGAAATTATGTGAATCAATACTCCAAAAGACTTCCTTTTCTTGTCTATTCTATATACAGAAGACATTGTCCAAATTATCCAAAGCTTGCAGCAGAAAAATAGCTTACTGACtctacataaaaaattaattaatccaacATCAAAAAATGTAGTCGAGCTGATCGATTGACCTTTATTATCCCAATTAGTGAGAATCAGCAGCACCAATTTGATGTTCCTCCCGCGAATCGAAGCCCTGCAAAGGAAGCAGCAGCAATTTGACGGCAGCAATTAGAAAAATCGAGGGGAATTGATTTACTTGAGGTTGTCGAGGTGGGAGCAGAGTTGAAGCCAGTGAGCGGGATCGGCGGAGAGATCGCGCGAGGTGAAAATGGCAGCGAGGACGGCGGGAATCCTAGTGCGGTGCTTGGAGAGCCAATCACGCTTGATAATGCCGGCGGAGGGAGTGTCTGTGGGGGGCTTCTTGGGAGGGATGACGGAGATGTTGGAGAAATCGGGCAATGCGATGGCGTTGATTGGGGGCTGCTGGGAGTGGAGATGCGCCGTAATAAGGGGATGGACCTCCGGGCAGCCGACGAGACAGGTGAGAGCTACCGGCGGCGTACGCAGCTCCTCCGGGTATTCCTCCATTGGGTTGGGTTTGggttaaaagttaaaagtgAAACAGAGTAGTTTAAACAATAAGGTTTTCAATAAGCAAATTAGTGTTGGTAAATCATTAAAGCAGACGCAGATGAAGTCAGTCAGCTCAGCCATACCATTGACTGGGATAGGATCCTCTGTCCCAAAATCACATCAtagcaaaatttaaaattcgatATGATTTCACTTCTACTCCTTCGTTTCACAACAAAGcaagaattttctttttgagtaAATGGTCAAAATTGGACCTgaacatatattattttagtcataaactttatattttggattttttggtcctgaacatatggaaatttgatcattttgatcCCCCGTCAACATTTCTGTTAATATTTAACGGTCAACcattttaatcacaattttgaccaacttaagcaatttttaattatttaataattctt harbors:
- the LOC125222588 gene encoding trafficking protein particle complex subunit 11-like, with the translated sequence MEEYPEELRTPPVALTCLVGCPEVHPLITAHLHSQQPPINAIALPDFSNISVIPPKKPPTDTPSAGIIKRDWLSKHRTRIPAVLAAIFTSRDLSADPAHWLQLCSHLDNLKASIRGRNIKLVLLILTNWDNKDDTNEERILALRKRAEVDLKNLIIFVPDHEEELQKSLNRVWTVFGELAATYYRDEGRRVRSRLEKKNYTSIELYIRYCFKVAIYAEFRRDWLEALKFYEDAYHGLREMVGTSTRMPPIQRLVEIKAVAEQLHFKMSTLLLHGGKVLEAIMWFRQHTANYRKLVGSPEVIFLHWEWLSRQYMVFAQLLETSSPNDALYVPSTASVPEEKPTEWEFYPAYYYQLAATYMKEKNTCLEFALSMSVDVGPIDGSAESVVASAYLGQYSRLLEHEDTFIMQPLTDEEYTRYALAEGKRFQDSFEIIALLKKSFEAYSSSKAERAAAYCGLQMAREYFCLNDFSNAKQMFDSVANLYRREGWLLSLWEVLGYLQECSKGMSSAKDFIEYSLEMASLPETTSSVESFANSWGPAGPATHSEREKIHKEAFEVSRGELKLNSDEQNSAFKVNTDNPLYLEIDLISPLRATFIALVAFHQPTVKPGAPSLITISLRSQLPINVEIDQLEVQFNQSACNFIISNGQKPQTGSISNIQPGHRVETAPDLVLAANKWLRLTYEIKSDLSGKLECIYVIARIGPNFTICCRAESPASMNDSPLWKFENLLETIPIKDPGLASSGQKAIQVEEPDPQVDLILGSSGPALVGESFILPVIVSSKGHAVHSGELKINLVDTRGGGLLSPREEEPFSSDNLHVELVDMSCDTPGDKSEAPPDNIHKIQPSFGLISVPSLDVGESWSCKLKIKWNRPKPIMLYVSLGYSPQSDEPSLQKVHVHKNLQIEGKTAVAINHWYMLPFRQDPLLLSKLKSVSETDQAPCLALNEKTMLIISVKNCSEVPLKLLSMSIETEEKSSACTIQPQQEEFREAIVNMPGEEFKKVFTIFPKVNSSKLKIGTVSLRWERGEQPHSNTTASQVMKHRLPDVSVELPLLVVSSECPPHAFLGSPFLYSVKILNQTEMLQEIKCSISDSQSFVLSGPHSDTMLVLPRSAQVLAYMLVPLGLGSLQLPRVSVTSVRYSAGLQPSTASSLVFVYPAKPHIGDT
- the LOC125218830 gene encoding transcription antitermination protein NusB — its product is MEAGYILSSSFNPPKTLFSSISKFSSPHARRDLPLLPRAATIPLTIHNPIATSASNYPRIDKSGKFCSPRAARELALMTLYAACLEGSDPVRLLDKRLNARKEIGYEFDRACLMEYDHMTFGGPPIATQTIEEADQLLKIYQKESHIEAEVLSAPPNLVYSKLILLFARKLLTAVSDNWDNSVLAIDKVAPESWKNEPATRILEFSVLHLAMSEIAVLGTRHQIVINEAVDLAKRFCDGAAPRVINGCLRTFLKELKENGQDQPQNVSV